Part of the Vigna angularis cultivar LongXiaoDou No.4 chromosome 1, ASM1680809v1, whole genome shotgun sequence genome, AGGGTGATAACTTCATCTACTTAACCTATCATCCAAAACGATTCCAAGTTCATCAACAAAGAATCACTATATACACAGGCAAAAGGAAGAAGCCAAGATCACGTGCCAGAGATGACATTTAGCACCTGGAATTTGTGAACCGAACTACTCGTCAATTCAGGGATCAATGCATACTTTTAAACCACTCTCTGTGCGTATTTCTTTTGGTTGTCATTTTCTGAAAGAGGAATTTCCCTACCAAATTTCGATCTCCTAATAataccatttttctttttatctcatgtaaattaattttgtagtaTTATTTCACATGTAGTGCTCTGCTCTTGCTTATTGATTTGGATGGAGTGCTCTGCTCTTGCTTATTGGCTACTTAGAGCTATCTTTCTTATTACATATTCTTGTTAACGTGTTGGAATAAATTACGTTGTTGAAGCTTGCCATTTAAAATCACTAATTGAGGGACCAAAAAGCTTTCGTAACTGAGGTGAGTACTAATTTAGTGGAAGACCCAGAATTATTGAGTCAAGTCTTTTGTAATCTAGTATTTGCATGTGACTTGTTTTAGAGAATAGTTGTAATTGGTGTTTGACTCTTCTCCATACACAATCTATTGTTAGCCAATGCagttttatttatctatttttcttaTGTGCCCAAATAATCAATCTATTGCTCATAGTCCAAACAGACAAGTCACTCTTGGTTTCTCAGAAAGGTGAATCATTATATCAAACTATAATTATTCTGTGGCGATTACTCTGATTAAAGGAGGCATTATTAAACTATAGGTACATACTAATACatcaaataatttgattttacgTTACGTAAGGCTGGCTAACATGGTGCGAAGTATTGTCAACTCTAGGTTTGGACATGTCATTTGTGAGGCACTGTGGTTGAGCTGAGAAAAAGTCAGGCATATGGCATCCCATTTCAAACCAAACCCAAGTCATCTTTAAAACTCTCTTTCagattgaagatcaaaatttcaattttacattaTCAATTCTCACACTTCCCCCTCAATCAAACCATACCCAACAAAAAAACATCCCATATTCCATAGCAGCTTTGTCCCGTAAATCTCAGAACTTCACGCTCGCCAATTACGCATGGCaccaaaaacttaaaaaaaaaaattggacaagtcaaaaataaaataaaaatttcgcAATCACCTATTGAaacttatttttagtttttgaaagaCAATCCCATCCCTCTCTCTTTTCAACTTCcgttaaattatattatctgTCAAGTTTCACCTTCCAAGTCATGTTCAATCGCCCTTAACTCTCCTGGACGCTGCTACTTCCTTTCCACTTCCTCTATATCCACTAGCCGCGAACTTTTACAACATTGGAGCAACAAACCAAcctctgttttttctttttcctttctttctagCTAGAACAGGAAAACCGAAACAAAATGAAGCCCCTTTGCAGATTCTTGATTTTCCTATCGCTATTTGCTCTGGTGGAATCTTCATGCAGCAGTGAAGAGCACGTTTTGGTGTCAAAGGCTTTCAAATCAGTCTCTGGCTTCAACGCTTACTCCTGGTTTCAAACCAACTGTTCACAAGCTCACATCACCAGAATAGTACTTCCATCACAAAACCTCACTGGTACAATCTCCTGGGGTTACCTCAGGAACATGTCCAACCTTCAGGTTTTCGATCTCTCAAGAAATTCTTTACAGGGCCACGTCCCAAGCTGGTTTTGGTCAACTTCATCCTTATTGGAAATAAACCTCTCCGGTAACAGGTTCGGAGGGAGCATTATTTTCCACTCCTCCAAACCCACAACACAAAACACCTCGTTTTCAATTTCATCCATTCGAACGCTCAATCTCTCCCACAACAGGTTTACCAATTCAATCCAACTTTCTGCCTTCCAGAACCTTAAAATCCTCGACCTTTCTAACAACAACCTGCGAACACTCCCCTCCGGACTCCAAAACCTCTCCAAGCTTCAACACCTCGATCTCTCATGCTGTAATCTCCAAAGCGACGTAAAACCAGTTTCCTCTCTTCACTCACTTCGCTACTTGGACTTATCGAACAACACCTTCTCGGGAAATTTCCCTTTTGATTTCCCTCAACTGGCCACCCTCGAATTCCTCAACATCTCCTATAACAACTTCACCTCATCAACTAGCCTAACCAAGTTCATCAAATTCGGTAAATCAGCTTTTATTCACGCTGGCAACAACTTCACCTACGACAGCACCGCGGCCAAAACGACCAACAGCAGTAAAAACTCAGCGCAATCCACCCACAAGAAACAACAGAAGCGAAAATCCAAAACGCTGATTGCTGCAGCGTCGTCTGCGGGATCAGCGGTTGTCCTAATTCTGTTGTCCATTTGGGTACTCCGCATTGTAATTAGGAAGAGGAAGCAACGCGCCAAGAGGAGCAAGTGGGCGATTTCCATGCCGGTTCCACATGGTATGAACGAGGTGACAAGCAGAGTGGAGAAATCAGGGCCGTTCGCTTTCGAGACTGAATCGGGGTCAACGTGGGTGGCTGACCTGAAGGAACCGTCTTCTGCGGCGGTGGTGATGTTCGAGAAGCCGTTGATGAACCTTACTTTCAAGGACCTCATTGTTGCCACGTCATACTTCGGGAAAGACTCGCTGCTGGCGGAGGGAAGGTGTGGGCCCGTTTACAGAGCCGTGCTGCCGGGGGACCTCCACGTGGCAATCAAGGTCCTGGAACACGCTAGAGACGTTGATCCTGATGATTCGGTCGCCACGTTCGTTGACCTCTCAAGACTGAAGCACCCCAACTTGTTGCCACTCTCCGGTTACTGCATTGCTGGTAAGCGTGCCGTACCCCACACTCCGTttcaaaatgttttctttttaaattttcgtGGCTATGCGCTCATTAATGGCTTTCACgggttttaattttctaaggTCTTTGTCTGTTCTGTTCCATAACATGTTGCCTTCTGTTGTGTcattctttcctttctttctcctCCAAATATAAAATCTATCGTGTCTCTGGTTATGATTGCGCGTGGTAATTCGTGCGCACTGTACTTTCTTCCGCAGGTTTAAATTTTGAGTTCCCACAATTGCCCCATTCGTAATGTACTTACCCTAAACTTTTTCTCGTTGTCATTGTCTAAATTAGGTTCTGTTGTCTCAATGGACCATTAAGTTTGAGCTGAATTTTTAGTTTGAATCCACGTTTCAAGACCTCGCCAAATTTTAGTTTGTTTCTTATCTAGCTCAGAGAACATGACATAATTTATAAGGGAAAGGGAGATGTCAAGCTACCAGTTATAGTACTAGCACACATTAGTACCCATTCCTTTTCAATTTAGAATAATAcctattattatcatttttgcATACTTTAGAAGAAATTTAAGTATTctataagtatatttattttttaattgaatagttatatttattattattttggtgaAATTTTCAGGCAAAGAGAAACTGGTACTGTACGAGTACATGGCTAACGGCGATCTTGGAAGGTGGCTACACGAGCTTCCAACAGGGGACACCAATGTAGAGGATTGGACAGGCGACACGTGGGAGATTCAAAACGGCGCCGTCGACGACGGGTCCCCTGAAAAGATGGGGTGGCTGACACGACATCGTATTGCGGTTGGGATAGCGCGTGGTCTCGCGTACCTGCACCACGCGCGTTCGAAGCCCGTCGTACACGGCCACTTCGTCACCTCGAACATTTTACTCGCAGACGATTTCGAGCCCCGGATCTCCGATTTTGGATTGCGACACGGCCGGAACTCGAACGGAGGCACGGAGGCAGACGTGTACTGCTTCGGGGCGGCGCTAATGGAACTCCTGACGGGGAAAGAAAGCACGGCGGAGAAGGTGGCAGCAGCGAGGAAGGCGGTTAGGGAGGGGCAGGGCGTTAGGGTTCTGGACGAGAGGCTCCTACTCGGTGGTGACTCGGTGGTGAGTGAGATGGTGGAGACTCTCCGAGTGGCGTTTTTGTGTACGGCGGAACACTCTTGGAAGAGGCCCACAATGCAGCAGGTATTGGGTTTGCTGAAAGACATTCGTCCTCATCAACAGCAACTCGTGACGAGTTGACTCGTCAaccctaaatttattttatttaatttttgggcgaaaagaaaaagttgaaaaggACAAAAAGATGGGCAGGAAGAAGGGGAAGCGGAGAGAGTAGTTTAGTCTTTTTTTCTGGGGAGGGGGCAAAGGAGCAGGGAATCCCACTGAGGAGTTTCTATAATTTATtcgttttcttcttttctttatgtGCTCTcttcacttttaaaatatacatattttttactttttttattttattttgtcttacCCTCTTTgagtttgtttcttttctttttgctttatTCTGTTGttgatttatttatctttaGCTTAGATTAGGAATATCCTTTTAGCAGACGGAAGCGAAGGGTGGTTTTGGTTAGTTACGTGTTCTTGAAGGGGACCGTAGACGTAAACATACGTAGAAACTTCATGAGGTGCTTTCATTCTTGATTTGTCAATACGAAGGGCTGATTTATGGTGGTGCTGGTCATTGTCCAAGGAGTTACTATAGCCtcactttttgtttttcaatgatTTCTTATGGAAAATTATATGGGAGGACAGCCTTTCCTGACATTTATTATGGCCATTAGTCAGAATATTTCGTCTTCATGCATATACGTAATTGGAATATTACGTGCTCAATcaattaaatatcattaatgtgatgatttttaagataatcaatataaaaagttaataaattcaTCAATTATTCTCGCTTCCCATCTAACGTCATGCTAACCAATTGCTGAACCATCAAATTGTAAACTAACttgctttttttatttattattattattatttattattgaaaactGAAGATTATAATGGTTGTAAGAAGAACAATATATTGAGACATATATCACCtatcttaatatttaatttattaattgtcTCGGTGGATATTTTtggggaccgagagactaacctgctgacgCGTCTGAGCCGCTCGCTCGCCTCCAAACTCCAGCTGTTGGTcgatcggtgttggc contains:
- the LOC108324264 gene encoding calmodulin-binding receptor kinase CaMRLK, producing the protein MKPLCRFLIFLSLFALVESSCSSEEHVLVSKAFKSVSGFNAYSWFQTNCSQAHITRIVLPSQNLTGTISWGYLRNMSNLQVFDLSRNSLQGHVPSWFWSTSSLLEINLSGNRFGGSIIFHSSKPTTQNTSFSISSIRTLNLSHNRFTNSIQLSAFQNLKILDLSNNNLRTLPSGLQNLSKLQHLDLSCCNLQSDVKPVSSLHSLRYLDLSNNTFSGNFPFDFPQLATLEFLNISYNNFTSSTSLTKFIKFGKSAFIHAGNNFTYDSTAAKTTNSSKNSAQSTHKKQQKRKSKTLIAAASSAGSAVVLILLSIWVLRIVIRKRKQRAKRSKWAISMPVPHGMNEVTSRVEKSGPFAFETESGSTWVADLKEPSSAAVVMFEKPLMNLTFKDLIVATSYFGKDSLLAEGRCGPVYRAVLPGDLHVAIKVLEHARDVDPDDSVATFVDLSRLKHPNLLPLSGYCIAGKEKLVLYEYMANGDLGRWLHELPTGDTNVEDWTGDTWEIQNGAVDDGSPEKMGWLTRHRIAVGIARGLAYLHHARSKPVVHGHFVTSNILLADDFEPRISDFGLRHGRNSNGGTEADVYCFGAALMELLTGKESTAEKVAAARKAVREGQGVRVLDERLLLGGDSVVSEMVETLRVAFLCTAEHSWKRPTMQQVLGLLKDIRPHQQQLVTS